One genomic segment of Pagrus major chromosome 13, Pma_NU_1.0 includes these proteins:
- the mrps31 gene encoding small ribosomal subunit protein mS31, giving the protein MFRLLFRTVYTARNSSVSVNESLLLLAKCDKANCTAPVIRVSNGGGVRALSTSSVRLCEKKNESVSTNQDEETKTDTEADPKETQTLVTQKAEEDSKVIKMAEQSEEPLVLKTDDGSSTMQQHQMDVKTEQVVVTPEQIETGAARSGKESLLDLLGAMKVEVTSKRKPKNLKVKQSESTPVSRPPAMETTISMFQQATVEASSKREKLDPELVAAASAAASTLPNSSQAESALLRQLRQHEAVTEAQKKGDTNNNLGLIIADMKVGKHSNRQNTRPANQIRFDDDGQGYTHDRGITAELDSVRRKRSLFSGKRLNIFTPKTDDGAESAVARPTLWDMTFAHQLSEVTNQMPRNGLEEMIQWTKEGKMWQYPINNETGLEEEASVSFHEHIFLEKHLEEGFPKKGPVHHFMELVVAGLSRNPYLTVQQKKEHISWFRDYFHQKEEVLNEADVYLN; this is encoded by the exons ATGTTTAGATTATTATTCCGGACTGTGTACACTGCTCGAAATTCTTCAGTTAGTGTCAACGAATCGTTATTGTTGCTGGCTAAATGTGACAAGGCTAACTGTACAGCTCCAGTAATTAG ggtttccAATGGAGGTGGCGTCAGAGCCCTCAGCACAAGTTCAGTCAGActctgtgaaaagaaaaacgAATCTGTCTCCACTAATCAAgatgaagaaacaaaaacagatacagAGGCCGACCCAAAAGAAACTCAAACATTGGTCACACAGAAGGCTGAAGAGGACAGCAAAGTCATCAAAATGGCTGAGCAAAGTGAGGAGCCACTGGTGTTAAAGACAGATGATGGAAGTAGCACAATGCAGCAGCACCAGATGGATGTTAAAACTGAACAGGTCGTGGTAACGCCAGAACAAATAGAGACTGGTGCGGCTAGGAGTGGGAAAGAGAGTCTCCTTGACCTCCTTGGAGCCATGAAGGTGGAAGTAACTAGTAAAAGGAAGCCCAAAAACTTAAAAGTGAAGCAAAGTGAGTCTACCCCTGTGTCTAGGCCACCAGCCATGGAGACCACCATCAGCATGTTTCAGCAGGCTACAGTGGAGGCTTCATCaaagag GGAAAAACTGGATCCTGAACTGGTAGCAGCTGCATCTGCCGCAGCCTCCACTCTTCCTAACAGCAGCCAGGCCGAGTCTGCGCTACTCAGGCAACTGAGGCAGCACGAGGCTGTCACTGAGGCTCAGAAGAAAGgtgacacaaacaacaacctcGG ACTAATTATCGCTGACATGAAAGTAGGAAAGCATTCGAACCGACAGAACACTCGGCCGGCGAATCAGATCCGGTTTGATGACGACGGGCAAGGATACACACATGACAGAGGAATCACTGCTGAGCTGGACAGTGTTCGGAGAAA GAGGAGCTTGTTCTCAGGGAAAAGACTAAACATCTTCACCCCCAAGACTGATGACGGAGCTGAATCAGCAGTTG CACGGCCTACGTTATGGGACATGACTTTCGCTCATCAGTTGTCTGAAGTGACCAACCAAATGCCCCGCAACGGGCTTGAGGAAATGATCCAGTGGACCAAAGAGGGAAAAATGTGGCAGTACCCAATCAACAATGAAACTG GCCTTGAGGAGGAAGCCAGTGTCTCGTTCCATGAGCACATCTTCTTGGAGAAACACTTAGAGGAGGGTTTCCCCAAGAAGGGACCCGTGCATCACTTCATGGAGCTCGTGGTGGCCGGTCTGTCCAGAAACCCTTATCTGACAGTCCAGCAGAAGAAGGAACACATTTCCTGGTTCAGAGACTACTTCCACCAAAAAGAGGAAGTCCTCAACGAGGCTGACGTTTACCTCAACTAA